One Streptomyces sp. V4I8 genomic window carries:
- a CDS encoding ANTAR domain-containing protein, whose product MRPDQRLADVFIALAGSTANGPLDVPATLSALANCAPSLLGTRAATVVFAPDGYKTAQVTGSEPELFRLEHEAVGWREGPGHDCHQSGGFRAQSALEGRPARQRWPHYTPRALRLGYTRVAALPLREPTGTSGALVLLSREQHAFTPDALALGQSMADFTAVMLERAREADRSRTLATQLESALNSRVVIEQAKGIVATRKAVTLDEAFDLLRKHARAHQRPVRDVAREVVDDHEDPGAADPSV is encoded by the coding sequence ATGAGACCCGACCAGCGGCTGGCCGACGTATTCATAGCCTTGGCCGGCAGCACGGCGAACGGTCCGCTGGACGTGCCCGCAACCCTTTCCGCGCTGGCCAATTGTGCCCCGTCCCTGCTCGGTACCCGGGCCGCGACCGTGGTGTTCGCCCCCGACGGTTACAAGACAGCGCAAGTGACAGGCTCAGAGCCCGAACTGTTCCGCCTGGAACACGAGGCTGTCGGATGGCGCGAAGGCCCTGGCCACGACTGCCACCAAAGCGGCGGGTTCCGGGCCCAGTCGGCACTCGAGGGCCGCCCTGCCAGGCAACGCTGGCCGCACTACACCCCACGCGCCCTGCGACTCGGCTACACCCGCGTGGCAGCCCTCCCTCTGCGCGAACCCACGGGCACCAGTGGGGCCCTCGTCCTGCTGTCCCGCGAACAGCACGCCTTCACCCCGGACGCACTCGCCCTCGGCCAGTCCATGGCAGACTTCACCGCCGTCATGCTGGAACGTGCTCGCGAAGCTGATCGCAGCCGGACGCTCGCCACCCAACTGGAATCGGCTCTGAACAGCCGGGTGGTCATCGAACAGGCCAAGGGCATAGTCGCAACCCGCAAAGCGGTAACCCTGGACGAGGCTTTCGACCTCCTGCGTAAACACGCCCGTGCACATCAGCGACCGGTGAGAGACGTGGCCCGCGAGGTGGTTGATGACCATGAGGATCCAGGTGCCGCTGATCCCTCAGTGTGA
- a CDS encoding LysR family transcriptional regulator — protein sequence MDFTDVSLTALRVFRAVAEQGTFTAAAASLGYTQSAVSRQIAAIERAAGAELIERRREGVRLTAAGQLVMRRATVVLDEIDATARELSGLPGQAATVRLGWLPSAGAALVPRALAALRHTDPGIQVVGREGGTPALVRALRAGSLDLALLASAPPFRPPDDESPPLALQTLTERALCLAVPAAHPLARGDFVDVADLRGQRWIASSASGEDRLMGVWPGLDERPEIVHTARDWLAKLQLVAAGCGLTTVPAALVSAAPPGVRILPVRGGPQEQRRLLLARPPQAPNEPVTRVAAALRTAALSSGTPDSS from the coding sequence ATGGACTTCACTGATGTGTCGCTCACCGCGCTGCGCGTCTTCCGTGCCGTCGCCGAGCAGGGGACCTTCACCGCGGCCGCCGCGTCGCTGGGTTACACGCAGTCGGCGGTGTCCCGGCAGATCGCGGCGATCGAGCGGGCTGCGGGCGCGGAACTGATCGAGCGGCGGCGCGAGGGCGTACGGCTCACTGCGGCCGGGCAACTCGTCATGCGCCGCGCGACGGTCGTACTCGACGAGATCGACGCGACCGCACGCGAACTGTCCGGCCTACCCGGGCAGGCCGCGACGGTTCGGCTGGGCTGGCTGCCCAGCGCCGGTGCCGCCCTCGTGCCCCGCGCCCTGGCCGCCCTGCGCCACACGGACCCCGGCATTCAGGTCGTCGGCCGGGAGGGCGGCACTCCCGCGCTGGTGCGCGCCCTGCGCGCCGGCAGCCTCGACCTGGCTCTGCTCGCCTCGGCCCCGCCGTTCCGCCCGCCGGACGACGAGTCGCCCCCGCTCGCCCTGCAGACGCTCACCGAACGCGCCCTGTGTCTGGCGGTGCCCGCGGCGCATCCGCTGGCCCGCGGCGACTTCGTCGACGTGGCCGACCTGCGCGGGCAGCGCTGGATCGCGAGCTCCGCCTCGGGCGAGGACCGTCTGATGGGAGTGTGGCCGGGACTCGACGAACGGCCAGAGATTGTCCACACCGCCCGCGACTGGCTCGCCAAGCTCCAACTCGTCGCCGCGGGCTGCGGATTGACCACGGTGCCCGCAGCGCTGGTTTCCGCCGCACCGCCAGGCGTCCGCATCCTGCCGGTCCGCGGCGGCCCCCAGGAACAGCGACGCCTACTTCTCGCCCGCCCTCCTCAGGCGCCGAACGAGCCGGTGACTCGTGTGGCGGCGGCCCTGCGTACGGCAGCCCTCAGCTCCGGTACGCCTGATTCCTCTTGA
- the istB gene encoding IS21-like element helper ATPase IstB, translating into MSELVSTRVRSTAGKLGLPHLAEAINEYIRRADEAKMGYLEFLDLVLSEELAVRDDRRFRQGLRLSRLPHHKTLDEYDFSFQPDLDPRKIKDLATLSFVEAKANAALLGPPGVGKTHIAIALAVAACRAGYSIYFTSLDDMVRNLKTAEAAGRLTNKLGTYLRPSVLVVDEVGYQPLERAEANLVFQVISKRYEKGSIILTSNKTFSEWGQVFGDEVLATAILDRLLHHCEVVPINGPSYRLKNRLKAIERETEVA; encoded by the coding sequence TTGAGCGAGCTGGTCTCCACCCGCGTCCGCAGCACGGCCGGCAAGCTCGGCCTGCCCCACCTGGCCGAAGCCATCAACGAGTACATCCGGCGGGCCGACGAAGCGAAGATGGGCTACCTCGAGTTCCTCGACCTGGTCCTGTCCGAGGAACTCGCCGTCCGCGACGACCGGCGCTTCCGCCAGGGCCTGCGGCTGTCGAGGCTTCCACACCACAAGACGCTGGACGAGTACGACTTTTCGTTCCAGCCCGACCTCGACCCGCGCAAAATCAAGGACCTCGCCACCCTCTCCTTCGTGGAAGCCAAGGCGAACGCGGCCCTGCTCGGGCCGCCCGGAGTCGGCAAGACCCACATCGCCATCGCCCTGGCCGTCGCGGCCTGCCGGGCCGGCTACTCGATCTACTTCACCAGCCTCGACGACATGGTCCGCAACCTCAAAACCGCCGAAGCCGCCGGCCGGCTGACCAACAAACTCGGCACCTACCTGCGGCCGAGTGTCCTCGTGGTCGACGAAGTCGGCTACCAGCCCCTCGAACGCGCGGAAGCAAACCTGGTCTTCCAGGTGATCTCCAAGCGCTACGAGAAGGGCTCCATCATCTTGACCTCGAACAAGACTTTCAGCGAGTGGGGCCAAGTCTTCGGCGACGAGGTCCTCGCCACCGCGATCCTCGACCGGCTCCTCCACCACTGCGAAGTCGTCCCCATCAACGGCCCGAGCTACCGACTCAAGAACCGCCTCAAGGCCATCGAGCGGGAAACCGAAGTGGCCTGA
- a CDS encoding IS630 family transposase, whose product MTSDAGAPVPRRGPKLEPLLLSADEQAALERWTRRATSAQALALRARIVLACAGPEVPAIVAVARDLRVTADTVRKWRRRFLADRLDGLVDEPRPGRPPTISVDRVEAVVVTTLEQLPKSATHWSRKSMAEHSGLSKSTVGRIWRKFQLKPHLTDTFKLSTDPLFVEKVYDVVGLYFNPPEGAVVLCVDEKSQIQALDRSQPVLPIMPGMPERRTHDYVRNGLTTLFAAFDVATGEVITALHRRHRAAEFKKFLTRIDKEVPAHLQIHLICDNYGTHKTPAIRTWLAKHPRFQMHFTPTGSSWINQVERWFGFLADQKIRRGAHKNVQALEADIRAWVKEWNEDPKPFIWTKTAEEILDALAHFCRRISGAGH is encoded by the coding sequence GTGACTTCTGATGCTGGTGCGCCAGTTCCTCGTCGGGGCCCGAAGCTGGAGCCGCTGCTGCTGTCTGCTGACGAGCAGGCCGCGTTGGAGCGGTGGACGCGTCGGGCCACGTCGGCTCAGGCCCTGGCCTTGCGCGCACGGATTGTGCTGGCGTGCGCGGGGCCGGAGGTGCCTGCGATCGTCGCGGTCGCCCGCGACCTGCGGGTGACTGCCGACACGGTCCGCAAATGGCGGCGGCGGTTCCTCGCCGACCGCTTGGACGGCCTCGTTGACGAGCCCCGGCCGGGCCGGCCGCCCACCATCAGCGTCGATCGGGTGGAAGCGGTCGTGGTCACCACGCTGGAGCAACTCCCGAAGAGCGCTACCCACTGGTCGCGGAAGTCGATGGCCGAGCACAGCGGCCTGTCCAAGTCCACCGTCGGCCGGATCTGGCGGAAGTTCCAGCTCAAGCCGCACTTGACGGACACCTTCAAGCTGTCGACGGACCCTTTGTTCGTGGAGAAGGTCTACGACGTCGTCGGCCTGTACTTCAACCCGCCCGAGGGTGCAGTCGTCCTCTGTGTGGACGAGAAGTCGCAGATCCAGGCCCTGGACCGGTCCCAGCCAGTGCTGCCGATAATGCCGGGCATGCCCGAACGGCGCACTCACGACTACGTGCGCAACGGCCTGACCACCCTGTTCGCGGCGTTCGACGTCGCCACTGGCGAGGTCATCACCGCGCTGCACCGCCGACACCGGGCAGCGGAGTTCAAGAAGTTCCTGACCAGGATCGACAAGGAGGTTCCCGCACATCTCCAGATCCACCTGATCTGCGACAACTACGGCACCCACAAGACTCCCGCGATCAGGACGTGGCTGGCCAAACACCCGCGGTTCCAGATGCACTTCACCCCGACCGGCTCCTCCTGGATCAACCAGGTCGAGCGGTGGTTCGGGTTCCTGGCCGACCAGAAGATCCGCCGCGGCGCACACAAGAACGTCCAGGCCCTCGAAGCCGACATCCGCGCCTGGGTCAAAGAGTGGAACGAAGACCCCAAGCCGTTCATCTGGACCAAGACAGCTGAGGAAATCCTCGACGCCCTCGCCCACTTCTGCCGACGGATCTCTGGCGCAGGACACTAG
- a CDS encoding SDR family NAD(P)-dependent oxidoreductase — translation MNGSRIALVTGANQGLGRALAEGLAARMHLDDLVLLTGRNHQRVTKAAHEVSLLPGTRARVEGRVLDVTDSDAVAALADDLRARHGGVDVVISNAVARLLPEESQAERADEFIDVSNTATHTILRALGPILRPGGRLLVVASSLGTLGHLDPRLHHLFDGADLDQVEYAVESWRSAIHHRTTQEAGWPVWLNVPSKVAQVAAVRAVAAERRAHDLAAGTLIASVCPGMVDTATSRPWFSDYSQAQTPAQAAEAVLDLVFTEHVDPTLYGELVRYGKALDWHDGTPPVEQDRMVTP, via the coding sequence ATGAACGGTTCACGTATCGCCCTCGTCACGGGCGCCAACCAAGGACTCGGCCGCGCCCTTGCCGAAGGGCTGGCGGCCCGCATGCATCTGGACGACCTGGTCCTGCTCACCGGCCGGAACCACCAGCGTGTGACGAAGGCCGCCCACGAGGTCAGCCTGCTGCCCGGCACCCGGGCCCGCGTCGAGGGCCGTGTCCTGGACGTCACCGATAGCGACGCCGTCGCCGCCCTCGCCGATGACCTCCGCGCCCGGCACGGAGGAGTCGACGTCGTCATCTCCAACGCCGTCGCCCGCCTGCTGCCGGAGGAGTCGCAGGCCGAGCGGGCCGACGAGTTCATCGACGTATCGAACACGGCCACGCACACGATCCTGCGCGCCCTCGGCCCCATCCTGCGGCCGGGTGGACGACTGCTCGTTGTGGCCAGCAGCCTGGGCACTCTCGGCCATCTCGACCCCCGCCTGCACCACCTCTTCGACGGCGCGGACCTGGACCAGGTCGAGTACGCCGTGGAGTCGTGGCGCAGTGCCATCCACCACCGGACCACGCAGGAGGCGGGCTGGCCGGTCTGGCTGAACGTGCCCTCGAAGGTGGCTCAGGTCGCGGCCGTCCGCGCGGTCGCCGCCGAGCGCCGCGCCCATGACCTCGCCGCTGGCACGCTGATCGCGTCGGTGTGCCCCGGCATGGTGGACACCGCCACCTCGCGCCCCTGGTTCAGCGACTACAGCCAGGCCCAGACGCCGGCCCAGGCCGCCGAAGCCGTACTCGACCTGGTCTTCACCGAACACGTCGACCCCACCCTCTACGGCGAACTGGTCCGCTACGGCAAGGCTCTGGACTGGCACGACGGCACGCCCCCGGTGGAGCAGGACCGCATGGTCACGCCCTGA
- the istA gene encoding IS21 family transposase — protein MVVLDPQRWLELRRFRGLVESGAMSLSEVAKETGLNWRTVSKYLSADGSASPPRRTVSGQPRRRVVDEVAPLIDAMLRAEVLMKAAVIHERLAKEYGFTGNYQRVKLYVQEARPRIAEELGITPRELAGMHRRFEVIPGAQAQVDWGDEGKTLAHLGIPKVYSFHMVLSYSRDPFCCFTTSLDLQTFFDCHRRAFAHFGGVPMTIVYDRTKTVVRRHVAPGEAVPLHPEAVGFAGHYDFDIDVLAAYRPQGKGRVERQVLIVRDHVLSGRAFSSVEEMDAAFAAWVPQRRAQIHKTHREVIGERAARDHAALKPLPPTPYLVAERHLRPVGKDCLVAFGGNLYSVPARKVRPRQLVEIRATKSQVMLHSTAPDASGETLLAMHPRAVGRGVRIVEEKHWDGLPTGQGRRTTSGDVPPQPRHERVPGEEAGPLQALLHRAAATRIEVGRRPLSVYDELTGTRPFTTHPSTRETS, from the coding sequence ATGGTGGTCTTGGACCCGCAGCGCTGGCTGGAACTCCGGCGTTTTCGTGGCCTGGTCGAGTCCGGGGCCATGAGCCTGTCGGAGGTTGCCAAGGAAACCGGGCTGAACTGGCGGACGGTCAGCAAGTACTTGTCTGCCGACGGGTCGGCGTCGCCGCCGCGTCGGACGGTGAGCGGGCAGCCACGCAGGCGGGTGGTCGATGAGGTCGCCCCGCTGATCGACGCGATGCTTCGGGCCGAGGTCCTGATGAAGGCCGCGGTGATCCACGAGCGGCTGGCCAAGGAGTACGGGTTCACCGGCAACTACCAGCGGGTCAAGCTCTACGTTCAGGAAGCACGCCCGAGGATCGCCGAGGAACTGGGCATCACGCCGAGGGAACTGGCGGGGATGCACCGCCGGTTCGAGGTGATCCCGGGCGCCCAGGCGCAGGTGGACTGGGGTGATGAGGGCAAGACCCTCGCTCACCTGGGCATTCCCAAGGTCTACTCCTTCCACATGGTGCTGTCGTACTCGCGTGACCCGTTCTGCTGCTTCACCACCAGCCTGGATCTGCAGACGTTCTTCGACTGCCACCGGCGGGCGTTCGCGCACTTCGGCGGGGTGCCGATGACGATCGTCTACGACCGCACCAAGACCGTCGTCCGCCGCCACGTCGCCCCCGGCGAGGCGGTCCCGCTGCACCCGGAAGCGGTCGGCTTCGCCGGCCACTACGACTTCGACATCGACGTCCTGGCCGCCTACCGGCCGCAGGGCAAGGGCCGGGTCGAGCGGCAGGTCCTGATCGTGCGCGACCACGTCCTGTCCGGGCGGGCCTTCTCGTCCGTCGAGGAGATGGACGCGGCGTTCGCCGCGTGGGTGCCGCAGCGGCGGGCCCAGATCCACAAGACGCACCGGGAGGTCATCGGTGAGCGGGCGGCCCGGGACCACGCGGCCCTCAAGCCGCTGCCTCCGACGCCGTATCTGGTGGCCGAGCGGCATCTGCGGCCGGTCGGCAAGGACTGTCTGGTCGCCTTCGGCGGGAACCTCTACTCGGTGCCCGCCCGCAAGGTCCGCCCACGCCAGCTGGTGGAGATCAGGGCTACAAAGTCCCAGGTCATGCTGCACTCGACCGCCCCTGATGCCAGCGGGGAAACGCTGTTGGCCATGCACCCGCGGGCAGTCGGCCGCGGTGTCCGCATCGTGGAGGAGAAGCATTGGGACGGTCTGCCCACCGGCCAGGGCCGCCGGACCACCAGCGGCGACGTCCCGCCCCAGCCTCGTCACGAGCGTGTCCCCGGCGAGGAAGCCGGTCCGCTGCAGGCCCTGCTGCACCGGGCCGCGGCCACCCGGATCGAGGTCGGCCGTCGGCCGCTGTCGGTCTATGACGAGCTGACCGGCACCCGTCCCTTCACCACCCACCCGAGCACGAGGGAAACGTCTTGA
- a CDS encoding transposase, translating into MQKEPPGGVAVEPTDHGLGRSRGGLTTKIHLAVEQGQKPLSVVITAGQRGDSPQFQPVLEAIRVPRLGRGRPRRRPDRVRADKAYDSRRNRSYLRRRGIKGPSRSLPTAFATATSSVAESAGRRSSRPTTASGMPSSAGSIASNATGP; encoded by the coding sequence CTGCAAAAGGAGCCGCCGGGCGGCGTCGCCGTCGAGCCGACCGACCACGGTCTCGGACGCTCCCGGGGCGGGCTGACCACCAAGATCCATCTTGCCGTCGAGCAGGGGCAGAAGCCGCTGTCCGTCGTGATCACAGCCGGTCAGCGGGGCGACTCGCCACAGTTCCAACCGGTGCTGGAAGCGATCCGGGTGCCCCGGCTCGGTCGGGGCCGGCCCCGCAGGCGCCCGGACCGGGTGCGGGCCGACAAGGCGTACGACTCCCGCCGCAACCGGTCCTACCTGCGAAGACGCGGAATCAAGGGGCCATCCCGGTCCCTGCCGACCGCGTTCGCAACCGCCACAAGCTCGGTTGCCGAGTCGGCCGGCCGCCGAAGTTCGAGACCGACTACCGCGAGCGGCATGCCGTCGAGTGCGGGATCAATCGCCTCAAACGCCACCGGGCCGTAG
- a CDS encoding GAF and ANTAR domain-containing protein yields the protein MTSVAEACGTNSAAVTLVDGGQNQLAIAVSDERSRAAQELEFVLGDGPTRDAASARRPLHASGRAMEAHWPGYGAGLASLGIASVAALPLPSQNSCMGVLTVFDPQPVPATLADLTEVAAALSPIVLLGPDADASLYGEIDIRPTVLQATGVLSEQLGRPVPDALALIKARAFAEGISIETIARQIVHGDLNLS from the coding sequence ATGACCAGTGTCGCCGAGGCGTGCGGCACGAACAGCGCGGCCGTCACGCTGGTCGACGGCGGCCAGAACCAGCTCGCGATCGCCGTGTCCGACGAACGGTCCCGGGCAGCCCAGGAACTGGAGTTCGTTCTCGGCGACGGGCCGACACGTGACGCGGCGTCGGCACGCCGCCCGCTCCATGCATCCGGGCGGGCAATGGAGGCCCACTGGCCCGGTTACGGGGCCGGCCTTGCCTCGCTGGGCATCGCCTCGGTGGCCGCCCTACCGCTCCCGTCGCAGAACAGCTGCATGGGGGTGCTGACTGTCTTCGATCCACAGCCGGTACCCGCGACGCTCGCCGACCTCACCGAGGTAGCCGCCGCCCTCTCCCCCATCGTTCTCCTCGGCCCCGACGCCGATGCCAGCCTCTACGGCGAAATCGACATCCGCCCAACCGTTCTGCAGGCGACGGGCGTGCTTTCCGAGCAGCTCGGTCGCCCCGTCCCCGACGCGCTGGCACTGATCAAGGCCCGGGCGTTCGCCGAGGGGATATCGATCGAGACCATCGCGCGGCAGATCGTGCACGGAGACCTGAATCTCAGCTGA
- a CDS encoding transposase yields the protein MPQGVKPGRPPVWTRRQLIDGIRWRTRTGAPWRDVPERYGPWDRVYDLFRRWQRDGTWARIVTQLQARADAKGLITWDVNVDSTVCRAHQHAAGAAKRGTCKRSRRAASPSSRPTTVSDAPGAG from the coding sequence TTGCCGCAGGGCGTCAAGCCGGGCCGTCCGCCGGTGTGGACGCGGCGGCAGCTCATAGACGGCATACGGTGGCGGACCCGGACCGGTGCTCCCTGGCGCGATGTGCCGGAACGCTACGGCCCCTGGGACCGCGTCTATGACCTCTTCCGCCGCTGGCAACGCGATGGCACCTGGGCCAGGATCGTCACCCAGCTCCAGGCCCGGGCCGATGCGAAAGGCCTGATCACCTGGGACGTGAACGTCGACTCCACCGTCTGCCGGGCCCACCAGCACGCCGCCGGCGCGGCGAAAAGGGGGACCTGCAAAAGGAGCCGCCGGGCGGCGTCGCCGTCGAGCCGACCGACCACGGTCTCGGACGCTCCCGGGGCGGGCTGA
- a CDS encoding VOC family protein codes for MTAVCFHHVSLSVADLAAQEAWYGDAFGLTEAEERIEMPEAGVRTAVLSDGAGLRVEFVERSGSSPVAHTDPFAATSAQTFTHLALQVPDLDAAFARLTTECGAGAVSPPAPGATEGMRYAYVADPEGNLLELIETEQG; via the coding sequence ATGACCGCTGTTTGCTTCCATCACGTCAGCCTCTCGGTCGCCGACCTCGCCGCTCAGGAAGCTTGGTATGGCGATGCCTTCGGGCTCACCGAAGCAGAGGAGCGAATCGAGATGCCGGAGGCGGGTGTCCGCACCGCTGTGCTGAGTGACGGGGCCGGGCTTCGTGTGGAGTTCGTCGAACGTTCCGGTTCGAGCCCGGTCGCGCACACCGATCCGTTCGCGGCCACCTCCGCGCAGACCTTCACGCACCTCGCGCTTCAAGTGCCAGACCTTGACGCGGCGTTTGCGCGCCTGACCACAGAGTGCGGTGCCGGGGCGGTGTCACCGCCCGCACCCGGAGCGACCGAAGGGATGCGGTACGCCTACGTTGCTGACCCGGAAGGTAACCTCCTCGAGCTGATCGAAACGGAACAGGGCTGA
- a CDS encoding TetR/AcrR family transcriptional regulator, giving the protein MSSPVKRRPTGHHHGDLRNALLRAALELVAERGPHGFTLAETSRRAGVSVAAPYKHFADRETLLAELATQGYRQQRDRFAAALASSEDPVEQLAGFASAYVRFAAQEPALFDITFHAGLDKSRFNDLAAAGDEVANLLLPTSRRLAPDKDDAFDLLLRVASAAHGLAVFLRQGLFGMDGEALAATEEKAARTARDIARQNDT; this is encoded by the coding sequence ATGAGCTCTCCTGTCAAGCGCCGCCCTACCGGCCATCACCACGGGGACCTGCGCAACGCCCTGCTGCGAGCAGCCTTGGAACTGGTCGCCGAACGAGGTCCGCACGGCTTCACCCTGGCCGAGACCAGCCGCCGCGCAGGGGTGAGTGTCGCGGCGCCGTACAAACACTTCGCCGACCGCGAAACGCTGCTTGCGGAACTCGCCACGCAGGGCTACCGCCAGCAACGGGATCGATTCGCTGCAGCCCTGGCCAGCAGCGAAGACCCGGTGGAGCAGCTCGCGGGCTTCGCGTCCGCCTACGTCCGCTTCGCCGCGCAGGAACCGGCCCTGTTCGACATCACGTTCCACGCGGGTTTGGACAAGTCCCGGTTCAACGACCTGGCCGCCGCCGGCGACGAGGTTGCCAACCTCCTTCTCCCCACATCCCGCCGCCTTGCACCCGACAAGGACGACGCATTCGACTTGCTGCTCCGCGTCGCCAGCGCCGCCCACGGGCTTGCCGTGTTCCTTCGTCAGGGCCTGTTCGGCATGGATGGCGAGGCTCTCGCCGCCACGGAGGAGAAGGCTGCCCGCACGGCCCGGGACATCGCGCGGCAGAACGACACCTGA
- a CDS encoding group II intron maturase-specific domain-containing protein, producing the protein MHFSSYADNKRVLSLVRAFLKSGILSRDGAFTDTRTGTPQGGILSPLLANIALSVLDEHIAQTPGGPDSTSEDRRRRRRRGLPNYRLVRYADDFLVLVFGRREHAEELRDEVAEALKPVGLRLSVEKTKITHIDEGLDFLGWRIQRHRKLGTDRQYIYTYPARKSVRSATAKVKELTGRQNVGLSLESLLHRLNPVLRGWCAYFRPGVSNVAFCYLSHYTWMRVTRWIRRKHPGITWKQLRRRYYGGGWWPATEEGELFNPAKVSTTRYRYRGTLIPTPWPITA; encoded by the coding sequence ATGCACTTCAGCTCGTACGCCGACAACAAGCGGGTGTTGTCCTTGGTGAGGGCGTTTTTGAAGTCCGGGATCCTGTCCCGGGACGGGGCCTTCACGGACACACGCACTGGGACCCCGCAGGGCGGGATCCTGTCGCCGCTGCTGGCCAACATCGCTCTCTCGGTCCTGGACGAGCACATCGCCCAGACCCCCGGAGGACCAGACAGCACCTCCGAGGATCGGCGCAGGAGACGGCGCCGGGGATTGCCCAACTACCGGCTGGTCCGGTATGCGGATGACTTCCTCGTGCTTGTCTTCGGGCGCCGTGAGCACGCCGAGGAATTACGCGATGAGGTCGCGGAGGCGTTGAAGCCGGTGGGCCTTCGCCTGTCGGTGGAGAAGACAAAGATCACGCACATTGACGAGGGCCTCGATTTTCTCGGATGGCGCATCCAGCGGCACCGGAAACTGGGCACTGACCGGCAGTACATCTACACCTATCCGGCACGGAAATCAGTGCGTTCCGCAACGGCCAAGGTGAAGGAACTGACTGGACGGCAGAACGTCGGCTTGTCGCTGGAGTCCTTACTCCACCGGCTGAACCCGGTGTTGCGAGGATGGTGCGCGTACTTCCGTCCCGGAGTGTCAAACGTCGCTTTCTGTTACCTCAGCCACTACACGTGGATGAGGGTGACACGATGGATCCGGCGCAAGCATCCCGGGATCACTTGGAAGCAGCTCCGCCGACGCTATTACGGCGGTGGCTGGTGGCCTGCCACGGAGGAAGGGGAACTGTTCAACCCGGCAAAGGTAAGCACGACCAGATACCGATACCGGGGAACACTCATCCCGACCCCGTGGCCCATTACGGCATGA